One Ignavibacteria bacterium genomic window carries:
- a CDS encoding DNA primase — translation MKISDKSIKEVLLRADILTVVGNYVTLKPVGRNYVALCPFHKEKNPSFTVSPQKQLFHCFGCKAGGTVVDFLMKIENYSFPEAIEHLAKLFGIKIEYEGTSSFQQDEEINKLYEYSLIASEYFVDKLFNTNEGKNALKYLKSRGIHESTIKNFRLGYALSAWDGFVNFIRSNNYDFEIFEKLGIIIKKENGEYYDRFRGRIIFPVFSVTGRVIAFGGRIIIDDKDQPKYLNSPESKIYTKGKTLFGLYQTKDEIRKSQAAILVEGYMDFLSLYQSGIKNVVASAGTALTMDQIILLSRTSSNLYLVFDGDDAGQKAAIRAIELLLQTDVNFKIVALPEKEDPDSFIKNYGVDEFRKLIENGENYINYIYKLAERNNALSDINSKLKVVDSLIEFTAKVKDPVRRELLGREIASKFKLTSNSVLQKLDRVVKNYKKTEQRQEELNLEIETRKKDSTKYPELSPAERGMLKLICEVEYIYLEPIFSNLNENDFINPLAGEIFKVLKNYYLDSTAGEKINSLLILGQLEREELKSLFADALTERYKVSEGWEDIVQNNISDNYIEKTITDYIKKLKELSLTKRIEELMQKANSTIDYNEMSQILKEVDKLIKEKKFYQESFEVKLIH, via the coding sequence ATGAAGATATCAGATAAATCAATAAAAGAAGTTTTACTGCGAGCCGACATTTTAACTGTAGTTGGAAACTATGTGACATTAAAACCTGTTGGTCGAAACTATGTTGCGCTCTGCCCGTTTCATAAAGAGAAGAATCCATCTTTTACAGTCTCACCACAAAAACAGTTATTTCATTGCTTCGGATGCAAAGCTGGTGGAACTGTTGTTGACTTCTTAATGAAAATTGAAAATTATAGTTTCCCTGAAGCGATTGAACATTTAGCTAAATTATTCGGGATCAAAATTGAATACGAAGGTACTTCTTCTTTCCAACAAGACGAAGAAATTAATAAACTCTATGAATATTCACTTATCGCATCTGAATATTTTGTGGATAAACTTTTCAATACAAATGAAGGGAAAAATGCACTCAAGTACCTCAAGAGCAGAGGAATTCATGAATCCACAATTAAAAATTTTAGATTGGGATATGCATTAAGTGCCTGGGATGGATTTGTGAATTTTATTCGTTCAAATAATTATGACTTCGAAATTTTTGAAAAGCTTGGGATTATAATAAAAAAAGAAAATGGTGAATATTATGACAGATTCCGAGGAAGAATTATCTTTCCAGTATTTTCCGTTACTGGCCGTGTAATTGCTTTCGGCGGCAGAATAATCATAGACGATAAAGATCAACCTAAATACTTAAACTCGCCTGAATCAAAAATCTACACAAAAGGAAAAACTCTCTTTGGACTTTATCAGACTAAAGATGAAATAAGAAAAAGTCAGGCAGCAATTCTTGTTGAAGGTTATATGGATTTTCTTTCACTTTATCAGAGCGGGATTAAAAATGTTGTAGCTTCTGCCGGCACAGCCCTTACAATGGATCAAATTATTCTTCTTTCAAGGACATCGTCGAATTTGTATCTGGTTTTTGACGGAGATGATGCTGGACAAAAAGCTGCGATTCGTGCAATTGAGCTTTTACTCCAAACAGATGTTAATTTCAAAATTGTTGCTTTGCCTGAAAAAGAAGATCCTGATTCTTTTATTAAAAACTATGGAGTTGATGAATTTAGAAAGTTAATTGAAAATGGAGAAAATTATATCAACTACATTTACAAACTGGCAGAAAGAAACAATGCGTTAAGTGATATAAATTCAAAATTAAAAGTTGTCGACAGCTTAATAGAATTCACTGCCAAAGTTAAAGACCCGGTCAGACGTGAACTGCTCGGAAGAGAAATTGCCTCAAAATTTAAATTGACCAGCAACTCGGTTCTTCAAAAATTGGATCGAGTTGTTAAAAATTACAAGAAAACAGAACAAAGACAGGAAGAACTAAATCTAGAAATTGAAACACGCAAAAAAGACTCAACCAAATATCCTGAACTTTCGCCTGCTGAACGGGGAATGCTCAAATTAATCTGTGAAGTCGAATACATTTATCTTGAACCAATTTTCTCAAACCTCAACGAAAATGATTTTATCAATCCACTCGCTGGAGAAATCTTCAAAGTCTTGAAAAATTATTATTTGGATTCAACAGCAGGAGAAAAGATAAACAGTCTTTTAATTCTTGGTCAACTCGAGCGTGAAGAACTGAAAAGTCTCTTTGCCGATGCTCTGACTGAAAGATACAAAGTAAGTGAAGGTTGGGAGGATATTGTACAGAATAATATCTCGGATAATTACATTGAAAAAACTATAACTGATTATATAAAAAAATTAAAAGAACTCTCACTCACCAAAAGAATTGAAGAATTAATGCAAAAAGCTAATTCTACAATTGATTATAATGAAATGTCTCAAATACTTAAAGAAGTTGATAAGTTGATAAAAGAAAAAAAGTTTTATCAGGAAAGCTTTGAGGTGAAATTAATTCACTAA
- a CDS encoding site-specific DNA-methyltransferase produces the protein MSISKIGDFELNKIYQGDCIELLKKIPDESIDLIFADPPYNLQLNNELYRPDQSKVDPVDDEWDKFNTFEDYDNFTKKWLSECKRILKQTGSIWVIGTYHNIFRVGAIMQNLGYWILNDIIWIKNNPMPNFKGTRFNNAHETLIWATKSKNSRYTFHYHSMKVMNDDLQMRSDWYIPICQGSERIKVNGQKAHSTQKPEELLYRIILSTSNPEDVVLDPFSGSGTTAAVAKRLGRNFIGFEKEDFYIKVSNERLKKVKPIDKKFLEYKVERKKPKVSFGSLIEKGLIEIGEFLYSSDEKYKAQVMADASLNYEDEAGSIHKISAKILNRERNNGWTFWFVKRNGKLVSIDNLREEYAKKFLSSSNLSEESLFLSDFSEE, from the coding sequence ATGAGCATAAGTAAAATTGGCGATTTTGAACTTAACAAAATTTATCAAGGCGATTGTATCGAATTGCTTAAAAAAATTCCCGACGAGTCAATCGATTTAATTTTTGCAGATCCGCCGTATAATCTTCAACTAAATAATGAACTTTATCGACCAGACCAATCTAAAGTTGATCCAGTTGATGATGAATGGGACAAATTTAATACATTTGAAGATTATGATAATTTTACAAAGAAATGGTTAAGCGAGTGTAAAAGAATATTAAAGCAAACTGGAAGCATCTGGGTTATAGGAACTTATCACAATATCTTCCGGGTCGGTGCGATAATGCAAAATTTAGGTTACTGGATTTTAAACGACATTATCTGGATTAAAAATAATCCAATGCCAAATTTTAAAGGAACGCGTTTTAACAATGCTCACGAAACTTTGATCTGGGCAACTAAGTCAAAAAACTCCAGATACACATTTCACTATCATTCAATGAAAGTAATGAATGACGATTTACAAATGAGAAGTGATTGGTACATCCCAATCTGTCAGGGTAGTGAAAGAATTAAAGTAAATGGTCAGAAAGCTCATTCAACTCAGAAACCGGAAGAACTCCTTTATAGAATAATTCTTTCCACATCAAATCCAGAGGATGTTGTTTTAGATCCTTTTTCAGGAAGTGGAACGACTGCTGCAGTTGCGAAACGACTTGGAAGAAACTTCATCGGTTTTGAAAAAGAAGATTTTTATATCAAAGTCTCGAACGAGAGATTGAAAAAAGTAAAACCAATTGATAAAAAATTTCTTGAGTACAAAGTTGAAAGAAAAAAACCAAAAGTTTCATTTGGAAGTTTGATTGAAAAAGGCTTAATCGAAATTGGAGAGTTTTTATATTCAAGCGATGAAAAATACAAAGCTCAAGTAATGGCAGATGCTTCTCTAAATTACGAAGATGAAGCAGGTTCAATTCATAAAATAAGCGCAAAGATTTTGAACAGAGAGCGAAATAACGGCTGGACATTCTGGTTTGTTAAGAGAAACGGTAAATTAGTCAGTATTGATAATCTGAGAGAAGAATATGCAAAGAAATTTTTAAGCTCTTCTAATTTATCCGAAGAATCTCTTTTTTTGAGTGATTTTAGTGAAGAATAG
- a CDS encoding acetyl-CoA synthetase yields the protein MTAETLSNFFYPKNILLVGASSKPKSIGYEILRSIINFGYGGKIFVVNPKTDEILGIKCNKTIDEIEDQISLAIILVPKNLVFDSLKSCASKQIKNVVIITAGFREVGNEGAELEEQITEFAKANGIRLIGPNCMGLINTDADVRLNATFAAEVPHYSPVSFLSQSGALAAAVLNTISLTGYSFGQFASIGNKADVNENDLLEFWWKDEKTKVITMYLESFEDGRKFFDLANKVTKQKPVIVLKAARTKSGSSAASSHTGAIATQDDIVNAALKQSGCIRVDTIEEMFETANAFLKLKNVSGKRVAVLTNAGGPAILCVDEIEKQGLEVSQLTDQTKNKLREILHPEASIKNPVDMLPGADANTYRLASKILTDDENVDALIAIFVEPVMIDSFEVIYQLAEEQKLNSKPIFIVNFPLPHFWEKWKENGIKEALIIKSVELAPLIIKNFYDYYEKRKIQKEAANYLDENSRDAIKKVIMNAKSKIVEPSFLTSKESHKILKTLKLPIAKSKYFKSRKELIEISKNFDYPCALKISSRKFTHKSDIGGVVLNIKDKKTLLKAFDDLKSNLEKRKLIDAIDEFEVQEFFEGNIEVIIGGYRDKSFGPVVLFGAGGKLVEVIKDKNLALAPLSKNDAMKLIESSKIYPLLKGFRDIEETNLDLLIELLCKVSQLISEFDEISEIDLNPVMIKVKTIKIVDYRIKIA from the coding sequence ATGACAGCTGAAACTCTTTCCAATTTCTTCTATCCAAAAAACATTTTGCTTGTGGGTGCATCTTCTAAACCAAAATCAATTGGATACGAAATTTTGAGATCAATTATCAATTTTGGATATGGTGGGAAAATTTTTGTCGTTAATCCAAAAACTGATGAAATCTTAGGAATTAAATGCAACAAAACTATTGATGAAATTGAAGACCAGATTTCTCTTGCGATAATTCTTGTCCCCAAAAATCTCGTTTTCGATAGTTTAAAATCCTGTGCATCAAAACAAATTAAGAATGTTGTAATCATCACAGCTGGATTCCGTGAAGTTGGAAACGAAGGAGCTGAACTTGAAGAACAAATTACTGAATTTGCAAAAGCCAACGGGATTAGACTGATTGGTCCAAATTGTATGGGTTTAATAAATACCGATGCTGATGTTAGACTAAATGCAACCTTTGCAGCCGAAGTCCCACATTATTCACCTGTTTCATTTCTCTCACAGAGCGGCGCACTGGCTGCAGCTGTCCTAAACACAATTTCTCTGACAGGATACTCTTTTGGTCAATTTGCAAGCATCGGTAACAAAGCCGATGTCAACGAAAATGATTTGCTCGAATTCTGGTGGAAAGACGAAAAGACAAAAGTTATTACAATGTATCTTGAGTCATTTGAAGATGGAAGAAAATTTTTTGATCTCGCAAACAAAGTAACAAAACAAAAACCTGTTATTGTCCTAAAAGCAGCAAGAACAAAATCCGGGTCATCTGCAGCATCATCTCATACTGGTGCAATTGCAACTCAAGATGATATTGTAAACGCCGCATTAAAACAAAGTGGATGTATTCGTGTGGATACAATTGAAGAAATGTTTGAGACAGCAAATGCATTCCTGAAATTAAAGAACGTTTCTGGTAAAAGAGTAGCTGTTCTTACAAATGCCGGTGGACCTGCAATTTTATGTGTGGATGAAATTGAAAAGCAGGGACTTGAAGTTTCACAATTAACAGATCAAACCAAAAATAAATTAAGAGAAATTCTCCATCCTGAAGCAAGTATCAAAAATCCTGTTGATATGCTGCCAGGTGCCGATGCAAATACTTATCGTCTTGCTTCGAAAATTTTAACAGATGATGAAAATGTAGATGCATTAATTGCAATCTTTGTTGAGCCTGTGATGATCGATTCTTTTGAAGTAATCTATCAATTAGCGGAAGAACAAAAACTGAATTCAAAACCTATATTCATCGTGAACTTTCCACTTCCACATTTCTGGGAGAAATGGAAAGAAAACGGAATTAAAGAAGCTCTCATAATCAAATCAGTTGAGCTTGCTCCATTAATTATAAAAAATTTCTATGATTACTATGAAAAAAGAAAAATCCAGAAAGAGGCAGCAAATTATTTGGATGAAAATTCCAGAGATGCAATTAAAAAAGTAATTATGAATGCAAAAAGTAAAATAGTTGAACCTTCATTTCTGACTTCCAAAGAAAGTCATAAAATTTTAAAGACCTTGAAACTGCCAATTGCGAAAAGCAAATACTTCAAATCCAGAAAAGAATTAATTGAAATTTCTAAAAACTTTGATTATCCCTGTGCCCTTAAAATTTCGAGCAGAAAATTTACTCACAAATCTGATATTGGTGGTGTAGTCTTAAACATAAAAGATAAAAAAACATTATTGAAAGCCTTTGATGATTTGAAATCAAATCTTGAAAAAAGAAAATTAATCGATGCAATTGATGAATTTGAAGTTCAAGAATTTTTTGAGGGAAATATCGAAGTAATAATCGGTGGTTACAGAGATAAATCTTTTGGTCCCGTTGTACTTTTTGGTGCTGGTGGAAAACTCGTAGAAGTAATTAAGGACAAAAATCTTGCTTTGGCTCCATTATCAAAAAATGATGCAATGAAACTAATTGAAAGCTCCAAAATTTATCCATTGCTTAAAGGATTTAGAGACATCGAAGAAACAAATCTCGATCTCTTAATCGAGCTTCTTTGTAAAGTTTCACAATTAATTTCTGAGTTTGATGAGATTTCAGAAATTGACCTTAATCCGGTGATGATCAAAGTTAAAACAATCAAGATTGTTGACTATCGAATTAAAATTGCCTAA
- a CDS encoding response regulator transcription factor has product MKIKIAITEDNKIIAQSFVEKLSLFSTELEIKFIAKNGVELLNKLKSNRDIDVILMDIEMPEMDGIQATYEVKNLYPQIKILILTVFDDDDKIFKAIQNGASGYLLKEESPEAIFNSIKIIMEGGATMSPSIASKILSIMRKAEIKSEEDKSNEKIKTETFDLSQREIEVLEKLKQGKDYKKIADELFISPSTVRKHLENIYLKLHVHNKMQAVQKAMEHKIIK; this is encoded by the coding sequence ATGAAAATCAAAATTGCAATAACCGAGGACAATAAAATAATTGCTCAATCATTTGTAGAAAAATTATCTCTTTTTTCGACTGAACTGGAAATTAAATTTATTGCAAAAAATGGAGTTGAACTGCTCAATAAACTAAAATCAAACCGGGATATAGATGTAATTTTGATGGATATTGAAATGCCTGAAATGGATGGAATTCAAGCAACTTATGAAGTGAAAAATCTTTATCCACAAATCAAAATTCTAATTCTAACAGTTTTTGATGATGATGATAAAATTTTCAAAGCAATTCAGAATGGAGCATCTGGTTATCTCTTAAAAGAAGAAAGTCCAGAAGCAATTTTTAATTCCATTAAAATTATTATGGAAGGTGGAGCTACTATGTCTCCATCAATTGCATCGAAGATTTTAAGTATAATGAGAAAAGCTGAAATTAAATCTGAAGAGGATAAAAGTAACGAAAAAATCAAAACTGAAACTTTTGATCTTTCTCAGAGAGAAATAGAGGTTCTTGAAAAATTGAAGCAAGGCAAAGATTATAAAAAGATCGCTGATGAACTTTTTATTTCGCCCTCAACTGTCAGGAAACATCTCGAAAACATTTATTTAAAATTACATGTTCACAACAAAATGCAAGCCGTTCAAAAAGCAATGGAACATAAAATCATTAAATAA